From one Paenibacillus terrae HPL-003 genomic stretch:
- the kduD gene encoding 2-dehydro-3-deoxy-D-gluconate 5-dehydrogenase KduD, with protein MGLDNFSLDFFNLKGKTAIVTGGNTGLGQGYSVALAKAGANLFIVANIEEYEETRRLLEPTGVKVVFYKADLTNKASIKKIVEECVKEFGKIDILVNNAGTIRRAPLLEYKDEDWDAVMEINLNAVYHLSQEVAKVMVEQKSGKIINVASMLAFQGGKFVPPYTASKHAVAGLTKAFANELAVHNVQINAIAPGYIATANTAPIRADESRNQEILSRIPAGRWGDPSDLMGVVVFLASQGSDYMNGHILAVDGGWLVR; from the coding sequence ATGGGTCTGGACAATTTTTCATTGGATTTTTTTAATCTGAAAGGCAAAACAGCCATTGTAACAGGAGGCAACACGGGGTTGGGACAGGGCTATTCAGTAGCTTTGGCCAAAGCGGGCGCTAATCTGTTCATTGTAGCTAACATTGAAGAGTATGAAGAAACCAGACGTCTGCTGGAACCTACAGGTGTGAAGGTTGTCTTTTATAAAGCTGACCTGACGAACAAAGCATCTATTAAGAAGATTGTAGAAGAATGCGTCAAGGAATTCGGCAAGATTGATATCCTTGTTAACAATGCGGGTACAATTCGTCGCGCTCCTTTGCTGGAGTACAAGGATGAGGATTGGGACGCTGTCATGGAAATCAACCTGAATGCTGTATATCATCTGAGTCAGGAAGTGGCGAAGGTGATGGTTGAGCAAAAAAGCGGGAAAATTATCAACGTTGCTTCCATGCTTGCTTTTCAGGGTGGAAAGTTCGTTCCGCCGTATACAGCGAGTAAGCACGCAGTGGCTGGCTTGACCAAGGCGTTTGCCAACGAGCTGGCGGTTCATAACGTTCAGATTAATGCGATTGCTCCTGGCTATATTGCTACAGCGAACACAGCTCCAATCCGTGCGGATGAGAGCCGCAATCAGGAAATTTTGTCGCGTATTCCTGCCGGACGCTGGGGAGATCCGTCCGATTTAATGGGAGTTGTTGTTTTCCTCGCGAGTCAGGGTTCCGACTACATGAACGGTCATATTTTAGCAGTAGATGGAGGCTGGCTGGTACGTTAA
- a CDS encoding alpha/beta hydrolase: MSKKVQLEPAAQKFADDNAKPPFLYDLGPEKGRETVNEVQSGPADKPAADLEDLSIPGGPSGEVKVRIVRPQQVTGDLPVIVYIHGAGWVFGNAHTHDRLIRELAVGAQAAVVFPEYSLSPEAKYPTAIEEIYAVVQWVAQHGREHGLMPDTLTVAGDSVGGNMTAAVTLLAKERSGPAIRQQLLFYPVTDASFDTESYHEFATGYFLSREGMQWFWDQYTTDPNERAQITASPLRATTEQLKGLPPALVITGEADVLRDEGEAYANKLREAGVDVIAARFQGIIHDFVMLNPLSETAAKRGAIALATSWLRQGFEG, from the coding sequence ATGAGTAAAAAGGTACAGCTTGAACCTGCAGCGCAGAAGTTCGCAGACGATAACGCCAAGCCTCCGTTTCTGTACGATCTGGGCCCTGAAAAGGGACGTGAAACGGTCAATGAGGTCCAATCGGGTCCGGCAGACAAACCTGCCGCAGACCTGGAAGACCTGTCTATTCCCGGCGGCCCAAGCGGGGAGGTCAAGGTCCGGATTGTTCGTCCACAACAGGTGACAGGCGACCTCCCGGTTATTGTATACATCCACGGGGCAGGATGGGTATTCGGTAATGCCCACACACATGATCGTCTGATCCGTGAGCTGGCTGTGGGTGCGCAGGCAGCGGTTGTATTCCCGGAATACAGCTTGTCACCTGAAGCGAAATATCCAACGGCCATTGAGGAAATCTACGCGGTCGTTCAGTGGGTGGCTCAGCATGGACGCGAGCATGGGCTGATGCCTGATACGCTGACGGTAGCTGGAGACAGTGTCGGTGGTAACATGACCGCAGCCGTAACATTGCTTGCTAAGGAACGAAGCGGTCCTGCTATCCGACAGCAGTTGTTGTTCTATCCGGTGACAGATGCTTCTTTTGACACAGAATCGTATCATGAATTCGCCACAGGGTATTTCCTGAGCCGTGAAGGGATGCAATGGTTCTGGGATCAATACACGACAGATCCCAATGAACGGGCGCAGATTACGGCTTCTCCACTGCGAGCAACAACCGAACAGCTCAAGGGGCTGCCGCCAGCATTGGTCATCACAGGCGAGGCTGACGTGCTACGGGATGAAGGGGAAGCTTATGCGAACAAGCTACGTGAGGCCGGGGTGGATGTAATCGCTGCCCGGTTTCAGGGCATCATTCACGACTTCGTGATGCTGAACCCGTTATCGGAAACCGCAGCCAAGCGCGGGGCGATTGCTTTGGCTACCTCGTGGCTGCGCCAAGGCTTTGAGGGTTAA
- a CDS encoding NAD(P)-dependent oxidoreductase: protein MKIAVIGAGGKAGGNIVKEALDRGHEVTAIVRDPAKVTDSRVTVVQKDVFDLKTDDLKGFDVVVNAFAAPFGQEHLHVDAGNVLIEALRNVSDTRLIVVGGAGSLFTDESQTLLVKDTPGFPDFVYPTANNQGKNLEILRGTSDLNWTFISPSAEFALGKRTGSYKIGKDVLQVNSKGASYVSYEDYAVAVIDEIEKPQHLNQRFTVVSES from the coding sequence ATGAAAATTGCAGTTATTGGTGCAGGCGGTAAAGCAGGAGGCAACATTGTTAAAGAGGCATTGGACAGAGGGCATGAAGTAACGGCGATCGTTCGCGACCCTGCCAAAGTAACAGACAGCCGTGTAACTGTGGTACAAAAAGACGTTTTCGATCTGAAAACAGACGATCTGAAAGGTTTTGACGTTGTCGTTAATGCTTTTGCTGCTCCATTCGGTCAAGAGCATCTGCATGTGGATGCAGGAAATGTTCTGATTGAAGCACTGCGTAATGTGTCCGATACCCGCCTGATTGTTGTAGGTGGTGCAGGCAGCCTGTTCACAGATGAGTCCCAAACCTTGTTGGTAAAAGACACGCCTGGTTTCCCTGATTTTGTATACCCAACGGCTAATAATCAAGGAAAGAACCTGGAGATTTTGCGTGGAACCAGCGATCTGAACTGGACTTTCATTAGTCCTTCCGCTGAATTTGCTCTTGGCAAACGCACAGGCTCTTATAAAATTGGCAAAGATGTGCTGCAAGTCAATTCCAAAGGCGCAAGTTATGTCAGCTATGAAGATTATGCGGTAGCTGTAATTGACGAAATCGAGAAACCACAGCATCTGAACCAACGTTTCACCGTGGTATCCGAGTCCTAA
- a CDS encoding cation:proton antiporter: MQFILYLLLILLFTKVAGDLAVRFGQPSVLGKLIAGIVLGPAVLGWVQNNTLIHDMSEIGVLLLMFIAGLETDLDQLRRNWKPAVAVAVGGIILPLICGFGVGEAFGFSVHEGWFLGVVLSATSVSITVQVLKDMNKLNTREGSTILGAAVLDDVLVVVLLAVMMSIFGVGGGTSLGLLVGKKLLFFVVAIFGGWFVVPWIMKILAPLKVTEATITAALIICFGFAYFADMLGMAGIIGAFAAGIAISQTSFKHVVEEKVEPIAYSIFVPVFFVSIGLNVSFEGVGQQIGFVIALTLVAMVTKLIGGGIGARLTGFNNRSSLAIGSGMISRGEVALIIAATGLQTGLLAQQYFTSVIIAVILTTLAAPPILKLCFSDKKSPGHEQKKEAGA; encoded by the coding sequence ATGCAATTTATATTGTATCTTTTGCTGATTCTGCTGTTTACTAAAGTGGCTGGTGATCTGGCGGTAAGGTTCGGTCAGCCTTCGGTGCTAGGGAAGTTGATCGCCGGTATTGTACTCGGTCCGGCGGTATTGGGATGGGTTCAGAACAACACACTTATTCATGATATGTCTGAAATTGGAGTGCTGCTGCTGATGTTCATTGCTGGGCTGGAGACGGATCTGGATCAGCTTCGTCGTAACTGGAAACCAGCGGTAGCCGTGGCGGTCGGGGGAATTATTTTACCGCTGATCTGTGGTTTTGGTGTTGGGGAAGCCTTCGGTTTTTCGGTGCATGAAGGGTGGTTTCTCGGTGTTGTCCTGAGCGCCACTTCCGTCAGCATTACGGTGCAGGTGCTAAAGGATATGAACAAGCTCAACACCCGGGAAGGCTCGACGATTTTGGGTGCGGCCGTGCTGGATGATGTGCTGGTGGTGGTGTTGCTTGCAGTGATGATGAGTATATTCGGGGTAGGAGGGGGAACATCTCTAGGACTACTCGTCGGCAAAAAGCTTCTTTTCTTTGTCGTCGCTATATTCGGAGGTTGGTTCGTCGTTCCCTGGATTATGAAAATACTGGCTCCGCTCAAGGTGACAGAGGCCACCATTACCGCTGCTTTGATCATCTGCTTCGGGTTTGCTTATTTTGCAGATATGTTGGGTATGGCGGGCATTATCGGAGCCTTCGCTGCCGGGATTGCCATTTCGCAAACGAGCTTTAAGCATGTCGTGGAAGAAAAGGTGGAGCCCATCGCTTATTCCATCTTTGTCCCTGTGTTTTTTGTCAGCATTGGATTAAATGTTTCTTTCGAGGGAGTAGGGCAGCAGATCGGATTTGTCATTGCGTTGACACTGGTTGCAATGGTGACAAAGTTGATCGGTGGCGGAATCGGGGCGCGTCTGACGGGCTTTAATAACCGTTCTTCGCTCGCGATTGGCTCCGGTATGATATCTCGTGGCGAAGTCGCGCTCATTATCGCAGCTACCGGGCTGCAAACGGGTCTGCTGGCACAGCAATATTTTACATCGGTCATCATTGCTGTTATTTTGACGACTTTGGCTGCACCTCCAATTCTCAAGCTGTGCTTTAGCGATAAGAAGTCTCCCGGCCATGAGCAGAAGAAAGAAGCCGGGGCTTGA
- a CDS encoding sugar kinase: MTATLDAVTFGEPMAMFYANEAGSLDEVRSFTKALAGAETNVSAGLARLGLRAGLVTKLGEDAFGKFIAGALRQEGIDTQNVMFTKDHSTGMLIKSKVTSGDPEVEYFRRHSAASTLSIADFNEAYFAGARHLHFTGISVALSPECRDFARHARQFMKKAGKTVSFDPNLRPKLWPDTQTMVEAINEASEGCDWLLPGIHEGKILTGYTSPEDIASFYLDRGTSLVIIKLGTEGAYYKSADAEGYVKRFRVEHVVDTVGAGDGFAAGVISALLEGLPLAEAVKRGNALGALAVMSAGDMDGYPTRSELESFLLGASTN, translated from the coding sequence ATGACCGCAACATTGGATGCTGTTACCTTCGGAGAACCGATGGCCATGTTTTATGCCAATGAAGCAGGCTCTCTGGATGAGGTGCGTTCGTTCACCAAAGCGCTGGCCGGGGCGGAGACGAATGTTTCGGCCGGTTTGGCACGTTTGGGACTACGAGCGGGGCTCGTCACCAAACTAGGCGAGGATGCATTCGGCAAGTTCATTGCCGGGGCGCTGCGTCAGGAGGGGATCGACACCCAGAACGTCATGTTTACCAAAGACCATTCTACCGGGATGCTGATTAAATCCAAAGTTACAAGCGGGGACCCGGAGGTCGAGTATTTTCGCAGACACTCTGCCGCTTCCACATTAAGCATCGCCGATTTTAACGAGGCATACTTTGCCGGGGCACGCCACCTGCACTTTACAGGTATTTCTGTCGCCCTTTCTCCCGAATGTCGTGACTTCGCCCGACATGCGCGGCAGTTTATGAAAAAGGCAGGGAAAACCGTATCCTTCGATCCGAACCTCAGACCTAAGCTATGGCCTGATACGCAAACGATGGTGGAGGCTATTAACGAGGCATCTGAGGGTTGCGACTGGCTTCTGCCAGGCATTCATGAAGGTAAAATATTGACAGGCTACACTTCACCTGAGGATATCGCTTCTTTCTACCTTGACCGTGGTACTTCGCTGGTCATCATCAAGCTGGGGACGGAAGGCGCGTATTATAAATCCGCCGATGCAGAAGGATATGTGAAACGCTTCCGAGTGGAGCATGTCGTCGATACCGTTGGGGCGGGCGACGGCTTTGCCGCTGGTGTCATCAGCGCACTGCTGGAGGGATTGCCCCTGGCCGAAGCGGTCAAACGCGGCAACGCCCTCGGCGCACTGGCTGTCATGTCAGCCGGAGACATGGACGGCTATCCTACGCGATCCGAGCTGGAGTCCTTTTTGCTCGGCGCCAGCACGAATTAG
- a CDS encoding GNAT family N-acetyltransferase, with protein MTQKSSPTTPVARLLEGSRVYLRPIQVEDTELYYNTLFHQDVRRLTGTQRSFTKDQIARYIEAKGQDTSSLLLLIALCEDDRIIGDIALQDMDSLNRSANIRIAINEQGNMGKGYGTEALVLMLDYGFGICNLHRIELNVYDFNERAIRCYEKIGFQREGVQRDALFYNHQYHDSILMSMLSSEYRARYVEKAEN; from the coding sequence ATGACTCAAAAATCTTCGCCCACAACGCCAGTGGCACGGTTACTTGAAGGATCGCGGGTGTACTTGCGCCCCATTCAGGTGGAGGACACTGAGCTGTACTATAATACGTTGTTCCATCAGGATGTGCGGAGGCTGACAGGCACACAGCGCAGTTTTACCAAGGATCAAATTGCACGTTATATCGAGGCTAAGGGGCAGGATACCTCAAGCCTGCTGCTTTTGATTGCGCTTTGCGAAGATGACCGCATCATCGGTGACATTGCTCTTCAGGATATGGATAGCTTGAACCGCAGTGCCAACATCCGCATTGCCATTAATGAACAGGGGAATATGGGAAAAGGCTACGGCACTGAAGCGCTTGTTCTTATGCTGGATTATGGATTCGGTATCTGTAATCTGCATCGAATCGAGCTGAATGTGTATGATTTTAATGAACGGGCTATCCGTTGCTATGAAAAAATAGGCTTTCAACGTGAAGGCGTGCAACGGGACGCGTTGTTCTATAATCATCAATACCATGACTCGATTTTGATGAGTATGCTGTCCTCTGAATACCGTGCCCGTTATGTAGAAAAAGCAGAGAACTGA
- a CDS encoding winged helix-turn-helix domain-containing protein produces the protein MIRLQFDADGYSVIYGTDRVILLAKEFALLRFLYDNRNQVFTREQLLDRVWPLEYPVERTVDDHIYRLRKKLKSWTALRIHTIRGYGYSLTLADVQRRNHPSLHDQEVQDAVHGLFRKYQLLGQGNSMMALASQQEQMGFELSPFYQMYTRFVQADILWFLEREDFAPKDRLYWMLLLYTGTAGVTERELALCERALSSGLLSAEQERELRILNMLEAYVENGQPERAQEGLSLAFAVMERDKLDKFVMPVALMEMYMHLTANRIEEAVALSKRLENMLSEAPYLRELGRYRMMQGFMLLLTGGVDEAERLLNEGLDTLDMAKQELLKIKAVCQIRGFLKRYGAFPALEEKYATQYERLDRDNGLTMHRLALRRWLEQTLSAV, from the coding sequence ATGATCAGGCTACAATTTGATGCAGACGGCTACAGTGTAATCTATGGTACGGATCGCGTCATACTGCTCGCTAAGGAGTTTGCGTTGCTGCGATTCCTGTACGATAACCGCAATCAGGTGTTCACGCGGGAACAATTGTTGGATCGTGTATGGCCGCTGGAATATCCGGTGGAGCGCACGGTGGACGATCATATCTATAGATTGCGCAAAAAGCTCAAGTCATGGACTGCTCTTCGTATTCATACGATCAGAGGGTATGGCTACAGCTTGACCCTTGCAGATGTGCAACGACGGAATCATCCGTCCCTGCACGATCAGGAAGTGCAAGACGCTGTCCACGGACTGTTTCGAAAATACCAGTTGCTTGGACAGGGGAACTCCATGATGGCGCTGGCCTCCCAGCAGGAGCAGATGGGGTTCGAACTGTCTCCTTTTTATCAGATGTATACTCGGTTTGTGCAGGCCGATATATTGTGGTTTTTGGAACGGGAGGACTTTGCTCCTAAAGATCGATTGTACTGGATGTTATTGCTATATACAGGTACAGCAGGGGTAACTGAGCGGGAGCTTGCTCTATGTGAGCGGGCGCTTTCCAGTGGATTATTGTCCGCCGAGCAGGAGCGTGAATTGCGTATTCTCAATATGTTGGAGGCTTATGTGGAGAATGGACAACCTGAACGCGCACAGGAGGGACTTTCGCTGGCTTTTGCAGTGATGGAGCGGGATAAGCTGGATAAATTTGTGATGCCTGTTGCGCTGATGGAGATGTACATGCATCTGACCGCCAACCGTATTGAGGAGGCTGTGGCGCTGTCCAAACGTTTGGAAAATATGCTATCTGAGGCTCCGTATTTGCGGGAGTTGGGGCGTTATCGGATGATGCAGGGATTCATGCTCCTGCTTACTGGGGGAGTGGACGAGGCCGAGCGGCTACTGAATGAGGGGCTGGACACGCTTGATATGGCTAAACAGGAGTTGCTAAAAATCAAGGCAGTCTGTCAAATCCGCGGCTTTTTGAAGCGTTATGGTGCTTTTCCTGCGTTGGAAGAGAAATATGCTACTCAATATGAACGGCTTGATCGGGACAATGGACTAACCATGCATCGTTTGGCACTAAGGCGTTGGTTGGAGCAAACACTTTCTGCGGTCTGA
- a CDS encoding MFS transporter: MKEKKESESTPSIWRNGRFRRMFAAHTAASFGDWFDAIAIQVLVAYRWEADPMLIALIPVVMALPGLLLGSIAGTLADRVHKARLLIGCDAIIALLTLAILAVPGPAWLLPLLGLRAAAGVFQMPSQQGLTRTVVASGDLFRATSLNGLVNQASKVAGPLLGAMTLAVLSPQACIILNALLRLCSGLVLWPLRGIGPGLVSTEQQATTAVLQGKQDSPSAAEADETENRKERVGSSRFFSQWREGWAFLWRSRMLLHTLVFGLFGMIAILMIDYQFPTLLRVLAPGNESLLGWLVSAIGAGAVACMLVLNRLNRISAGWGLGGGCVLIGGAIAALGWSQPGVGLPVLLMIGVMLGVGNGLYIITQNYILQAGTPADMVGRVFGIQSTVLGAIMIVSPLIGGVMIRMVGAGTTFVWIGVTVGALGLIGLMLQSVIWKERSPDSNHSTVKNADPAQ, encoded by the coding sequence ATGAAGGAAAAAAAAGAATCAGAATCCACGCCCAGCATTTGGCGCAACGGCCGTTTTCGGCGGATGTTTGCGGCGCACACGGCTGCTTCCTTTGGCGATTGGTTTGATGCTATCGCCATTCAGGTGCTCGTTGCTTACCGCTGGGAAGCCGACCCCATGCTGATTGCGCTGATTCCGGTCGTGATGGCGCTACCGGGTCTTCTGCTGGGCTCTATTGCGGGCACGTTAGCCGACCGGGTGCATAAGGCCCGCCTGCTGATCGGCTGCGATGCAATTATTGCCTTGCTGACGCTGGCGATTCTCGCTGTTCCGGGGCCAGCGTGGCTGTTGCCTCTGCTGGGTCTGCGTGCGGCGGCTGGCGTGTTCCAAATGCCGTCACAGCAAGGCTTGACCCGCACTGTAGTCGCCAGCGGCGACCTGTTTCGGGCGACCTCGCTGAATGGGCTGGTCAATCAGGCTTCCAAAGTGGCAGGGCCATTATTGGGCGCCATGACCTTGGCTGTGCTGTCACCGCAGGCATGCATTATCCTCAATGCGCTGCTGCGCCTGTGCTCCGGTCTGGTGCTGTGGCCGTTGCGCGGAATCGGCCCGGGCCTCGTTAGCACGGAGCAGCAAGCGACGACTGCTGTGCTGCAAGGAAAGCAGGATTCGCCAAGCGCGGCTGAGGCTGATGAGACCGAGAATCGGAAGGAGCGCGTCGGCTCGTCCCGTTTTTTCAGCCAATGGCGCGAGGGCTGGGCGTTCTTGTGGCGCAGCCGGATGCTTTTGCATACGCTTGTGTTCGGACTTTTCGGCATGATTGCCATTCTCATGATTGACTACCAGTTTCCAACGCTGCTGCGAGTGCTCGCCCCGGGTAACGAATCGCTGCTCGGCTGGCTGGTTTCAGCCATAGGCGCTGGTGCCGTCGCTTGTATGCTCGTGCTGAACCGCTTGAACCGGATAAGCGCGGGCTGGGGCCTCGGTGGAGGTTGTGTGCTGATTGGCGGAGCTATTGCCGCTCTGGGGTGGTCACAACCGGGCGTAGGATTACCCGTGCTGCTTATGATTGGCGTCATGCTGGGCGTGGGCAACGGTCTGTACATCATCACCCAGAATTACATATTGCAAGCCGGAACTCCGGCCGATATGGTGGGGCGTGTCTTCGGTATCCAAAGTACCGTGCTTGGAGCGATTATGATCGTCTCACCGCTTATCGGGGGCGTAATGATTCGTATGGTCGGAGCAGGGACTACCTTTGTTTGGATTGGGGTGACGGTTGGAGCTTTGGGCTTAATTGGACTCATGCTTCAATCCGTTATTTGGAAGGAGCGCTCCCCTGATTCTAACCATTCTACGGTAAAAAATGCCGACCCTGCACAGTAG
- the kduI gene encoding 5-dehydro-4-deoxy-D-glucuronate isomerase, which produces MEMRYSTHPEHAKHFTTEELRQHYLIQELFVPEEVKLVYTHEDRVIIGGIHPVNKSVALEGNDQIKAATFLERRELGIFNVGGSGTVKVDGETYELNTKDCLYVGRGGKELIFESDSSSKPAKFYIVSALAHTTYPTTKQSFADVPSESLGAQETANNRTLRRFIHDEGIQSCQLVMGMTTLENGSVWNSMPTHVHDRRMEVYFYFELDENARMFHLMGEPNETRHLVMKNDEAVISPPWSIHCGAATGSYTFIWGMAGENKTYKDMDQVAMSELR; this is translated from the coding sequence ATGGAAATGCGTTATTCAACTCATCCTGAACATGCCAAGCATTTTACGACTGAAGAGCTGCGTCAGCACTATTTGATACAGGAACTGTTTGTGCCTGAGGAAGTTAAGCTGGTTTATACGCATGAAGATCGTGTCATTATCGGGGGCATTCATCCCGTGAATAAATCCGTTGCGCTGGAAGGCAACGATCAAATCAAGGCGGCAACCTTTTTGGAGCGCCGGGAACTGGGCATTTTTAATGTTGGCGGCAGCGGTACTGTAAAGGTAGACGGCGAAACCTACGAGTTGAACACGAAAGACTGTCTCTATGTAGGCAGAGGGGGCAAGGAGTTGATCTTTGAAAGCGATTCCAGCTCAAAACCTGCAAAATTTTACATTGTGTCGGCGCTGGCTCATACCACGTACCCGACAACGAAGCAGTCTTTTGCCGATGTGCCGTCTGAAAGTCTGGGCGCACAGGAAACAGCCAATAACCGCACCTTGCGTCGCTTTATCCATGATGAAGGCATTCAGAGCTGTCAACTGGTTATGGGGATGACGACACTGGAAAACGGAAGCGTATGGAACTCCATGCCGACACATGTTCATGACCGTCGTATGGAAGTGTATTTCTATTTTGAGCTGGATGAGAACGCCAGAATGTTCCACCTGATGGGTGAGCCGAACGAGACACGCCATCTGGTGATGAAGAATGATGAAGCGGTTATTTCGCCACCTTGGTCTATTCACTGTGGTGCGGCTACTGGCAGCTATACCTTCATTTGGGGCATGGCCGGTGAAAATAAAACTTACAAAGACATGGATCAGGTAGCCATGAGCGAGTTGCGTTAA
- a CDS encoding bifunctional 2-keto-4-hydroxyglutarate aldolase/2-keto-3-deoxy-6-phosphogluconate aldolase — protein MTKRKVLEHITSVGVVAVIRGNTAEEAYQMSKACIEGGLDNIELTFTTPDADQVIRRLRDEFKDRAVIGAGTVLESLTARIAILAGAEFVVSPSFEEETAKLCNLYAIPYMPGCMTLNEIKEAMKLGSDVVKLFPGSAMGADFVKAVRGPMPHVQIMPTGGVDLDNMETWLRNGCVAVGIGGNLTAPAKEGRYDLITENAARYVAKYKEVRAAL, from the coding sequence ATGACGAAAAGGAAAGTTTTGGAGCATATCACTTCGGTTGGTGTTGTCGCAGTTATTCGGGGGAACACAGCGGAGGAAGCGTATCAAATGTCCAAAGCCTGTATTGAAGGCGGTTTGGACAATATTGAGCTTACGTTTACTACGCCAGATGCGGATCAGGTCATTCGTAGATTAAGAGACGAATTTAAGGATCGGGCAGTTATTGGTGCAGGAACGGTACTGGAGTCACTGACGGCGAGAATTGCTATTCTGGCTGGAGCGGAGTTTGTTGTGAGTCCTTCTTTTGAAGAAGAAACAGCGAAGCTGTGCAATTTGTACGCGATCCCTTATATGCCCGGCTGTATGACGCTGAATGAAATCAAGGAAGCCATGAAATTAGGCAGTGATGTAGTAAAGCTGTTCCCGGGCAGTGCGATGGGAGCCGATTTTGTCAAGGCAGTCAGAGGCCCTATGCCTCATGTGCAGATTATGCCAACCGGTGGCGTTGATCTGGATAATATGGAGACCTGGCTGCGCAACGGCTGTGTCGCAGTGGGAATTGGAGGCAATCTGACGGCTCCAGCCAAGGAAGGCCGCTATGATCTGATCACAGAGAACGCTGCGCGTTATGTAGCTAAATATAAGGAAGTTCGTGCAGCGCTGTAA
- a CDS encoding CynX/NimT family MFS transporter has product MSSQQHQRALVYKSLRHAGPWVLAAGIILVGANLRASITSVGPLIGLIKDSLHISNTLSGLLTTLPLLAFALLSPFVAKLSRRFGSPLIIFAALLLLTAGIVVRSTLGVTALFAGTAMLGLAIAVCNVLLPSLIKEEFPRNSGLMTGVYSVSMNVVAATASGLSIPLALNGGMGWRGSLGIWSIVGVVGILLWVPQLLKARKTVNKAAVSARTVSVYKSSLAWKVTLFMGLQSALFYVPAAWFPEMMVGQGMDSETAGWMLSVMQFSQMPFTFIVPILAARVKDQRILVLIMTALYFIGLGGFLLGATQWSVIWVICIGTAGGFAFPLVMMFFNLRTRTPQQAAELSGMAQSFGYLLAATGPTLFGYLHDATHGWTIPLLLLLCLSVLLLLTGLGAAKKRYVGGEVDDQATI; this is encoded by the coding sequence ATGAGTTCACAGCAACACCAACGAGCTTTGGTATACAAATCCTTGCGGCATGCCGGTCCTTGGGTTCTTGCCGCAGGGATCATTTTGGTAGGTGCCAATCTGCGCGCCTCGATTACCTCGGTAGGGCCTCTTATCGGTTTGATTAAGGATTCTTTGCATATTTCGAATACACTGAGTGGTCTATTAACGACATTACCGCTGCTGGCTTTTGCCCTGTTGTCGCCTTTTGTAGCCAAACTGTCGCGCCGCTTCGGGTCGCCTCTTATTATTTTTGCAGCCTTGCTGCTGTTGACCGCAGGTATTGTGGTGCGCTCAACGCTGGGGGTGACCGCATTATTTGCTGGGACAGCCATGTTGGGATTGGCTATTGCCGTGTGTAATGTTTTGCTGCCCAGTCTAATCAAAGAGGAGTTTCCTCGCAACAGCGGACTGATGACCGGCGTATATTCAGTATCCATGAATGTAGTCGCTGCAACAGCATCCGGTCTGAGTATACCGTTGGCTCTGAACGGAGGTATGGGCTGGCGCGGTTCTTTGGGGATATGGAGCATTGTGGGTGTGGTAGGTATTTTACTCTGGGTTCCCCAGCTTCTCAAGGCGCGTAAAACAGTCAATAAAGCGGCGGTGTCTGCCCGAACTGTGAGTGTGTATAAATCGTCTTTAGCCTGGAAGGTGACGCTGTTTATGGGGTTGCAATCTGCCTTGTTCTACGTCCCTGCCGCATGGTTTCCCGAGATGATGGTTGGACAGGGTATGGATTCGGAGACTGCGGGATGGATGCTGTCCGTTATGCAATTTTCGCAAATGCCGTTTACTTTTATTGTACCTATTTTAGCTGCACGGGTGAAAGATCAGCGGATATTGGTTCTGATCATGACTGCGCTGTATTTTATCGGACTGGGTGGATTTTTGCTGGGGGCTACGCAGTGGAGTGTAATTTGGGTGATTTGCATCGGTACAGCGGGTGGTTTTGCTTTTCCGCTCGTGATGATGTTCTTTAATTTACGGACCCGAACACCGCAGCAGGCAGCGGAGTTGTCCGGTATGGCGCAATCCTTTGGTTATTTGCTGGCGGCGACGGGGCCGACACTGTTTGGCTATTTGCATGATGCTACACATGGTTGGACCATTCCGCTGCTGCTGCTTTTGTGCCTGAGCGTATTGCTTCTGCTTACAGGACTCGGTGCAGCCAAGAAACGATATGTTGGAGGCGAGGTGGATGATCAGGCTACAATTTGA